One segment of Coffea arabica cultivar ET-39 chromosome 7c, Coffea Arabica ET-39 HiFi, whole genome shotgun sequence DNA contains the following:
- the LOC113697833 gene encoding uncharacterized protein isoform X1, producing MKASGQRKRKVGEVSEENRKSIGAVMKKSANGSCKRRPKPAGECKLLLPKNDLKEKPSTTAHSPGETTKVTNPSNKETAKVQNVKVQKGDRLTSSKIKLQLFPVNSMTRLKLEKDGHNPFLELTLSVQKKVSSVIKHLNTKWGCSSAALGELMLFPYDVRLENIASSRSWTSDCGSFTAGELHEALETPSIFRLKYGWFTNLHVEACGVSLTSTATEEQSESKHSQNDCSLFSRMTHDQRKTITAASQGIQSPINMHEEEDVARTKQMPTLLSVDHVVVNDVPLPPAVSWDDSFTSLSIGGLLSEASLLNKINNPTEGSDNKSNLQPIELVSDISIGALLSEASLLDKINNHEQRSCKSLSFQLTQPVSDSCRRDLMSGVSYQCNVENPDLKAENEKGFQPVYSASEIVIGGLQSEESLQGKINAFDAASSRPGPKPTMENGASQFLFPWDDSMISLSIGGLLSEASLQRYFSCCNPKSKEAASSVTLNSSEPFAASQLNLHPPAPKSLVPDSFSSILDAEETCHAFSFENLSSSRKKSMTSDGGDKSTGSCNAFKSKTSTPPHTNELDEPSQACK from the exons ATGAAAGCTTCAGGTCAGCGGAAGAGAAAGgtaggagaggtttctgaagaGAATCGGAAAAGTATTGGTGCGGTAATGAAGAAATCTGCAAATGGAAGCTGTAAACGGCGTCCGAAACCAGCAG GGGAGTGTAAACTTTTGTTGCCCAAAAATGACCTAAAGGAGAAACCTTCAACAACTGCTCATTCACCTGGTGAAACAACTAAAGTTACTAACCCATCTAATAAGGAAACAGCGAAGGTTCAAAACGTCAAGGTTCAGAAGGGAGACAGATTGACTTCTTCAAAGATTAAATTGCAGCTCTTTCCAGTAAATTCAATGACTCGGTTGAAGTTGGAGAAG GATGGTCATAATCCATTCTTGGAACTCACTCTAAGTGTTCAGAAGAAAGTTTCATCTGTGATTAAGCACCTTAATACCAAGTGGGGCTGTTCTAGTGCAGCGCTTGGAGAGCTTATGCTTTTTCCCTATGATGTAAGATTGGAAAACATTGCTTCATCCAGAAGCTGGACTTCAGATTGTGGTAGCTTTACCGCTGGAGAGCTGCATGAGGCTCTAGAAACTCCTTCAATTTTTCGCTTAAA GTATGGATGGTTCACTAATCTTCATGTGGAGGCTTGTGGGGTTTCTCTTACATCTACAGCTACGGAGGAGCAGTCAGAATCCAAGCATAGTCAGAACGACTGCAGTTTGTTTTCAAGGATGACACATGATCAAAGGAAAACTATTACTGCTGCAAGTCAAGGGATCCAAAGCCCAATCAACATGCATGAAGAGGAGGATGTAGCCAGAACTAAGCAGATGCCAACTTTGTTATCTGTTGACCATGTG GTCGTCAATGATGTTCCTCTACCCCCAGCAGTATCATGGGATGACAGCTTCACTAGCTTGAGCATAGGAGGTTTGCTATCTGAAGCTTCTTTGCTAAATAAGATAAATAATCCCACTGAAGGATCAGACAACAAATCCAACTTGCAGCCTATTGAGTTAGTTTCTGATATAAGCATAGGAGCTTTGCTGTCTGAGGCATCTTTGCTGGACAAGATCAATAATCATGAACAGAGATCATGCAAGTCTTTAAGCTTCCAGCTAACTCAGCCAGTGTCTGATTCATGTAGAAGGGACTTGATGTCTGGGGTGTCCTATCAATGCAATGTTGAGAACCCTGATTTGAAGgcagaaaatgaaaaaggattTCAGCCTGTTTACTCAGCTTCAGAAATAGTTATTGGTGGCTTACAGTCTGAAGAATCCTTGCAAGGCAAGATTAATGCCTTTGATGCAGCATCCAGCAGGCCAGGACCGAAGCCAACTATGGAGAATGGAGCTTCACAATTTTTATTTCCATGGGATGATAGTATGATATCCTTGAGTATTGGAGGCTTGCTCTCTGAAGCATCCTTACAACGGTACTTTAGTTGTTGCAACCCAAAGTCAAAAGAGGCTGCATCAAGCGTTACCTTAAATTCATCTGAACCTTTTGCTGCCTCACAACTTAATTTACATCCTCCAGCGCCTAAGTCACTTGTACCTGACTCATTCTCTTCTATCTTGGATGCTGAAGAGACATGCCATgccttttcctttgaaaatctCTCTTCATCAAGAAAAAAATCTATGACTTCTGATGGAGGAGACAAATCTACGGGATCCTGCAATGCCTTCAAATCAAAGACATCCACACCGCCTCATACAAATGAG CTCGACGAACCAAGCCAAGCTTGCAAATGA
- the LOC113697833 gene encoding uncharacterized protein isoform X2 codes for MKASGQRKRKVGEVSEENRKSIGAVMKKSANGSCKRRPKPAGECKLLLPKNDLKEKPSTTAHSPGETTKVTNPSNKETAKVQNVKVQKGDRLTSSKIKLQLFPVNSMTRLKLEKDGHNPFLELTLSVQKKVSSVIKHLNTKWGCSSAALGELMLFPYDVRLENIASSRSWTSDCGSFTAGELHEALETPSIFRLKYGWFTNLHVEACGVSLTSTATEEQSESKHSQNDCSLFSRMTHDQRKTITAASQGIQSPINMHEEEDVARTKQMPTLLSVDHVVVNDVPLPPAVSWDDSFTSLSIGGLLSEASLLNKINNPTEGSDNKSNLQPIELVSDISIGALLSEASLLDKINNHEQRSCKSLSFQLTQPVSDSCRRDLMSGVSYQCNVENPDLKAENEKGFQPVYSASEIVIGGLQSEESLQGKINAFDAASSRPGPKPTMENGASQFLFPWDDSMISLSIGGLLSEASLQRYFSCCNPKSKEAASSVTLNSSEPFAASQLNLHPPAPKSLVPDSFSSILDAEETCHAFSFENLSSSRKKSMTSDGGDKSTGSCNAFKSKTSTPPHTNELAGTC; via the exons ATGAAAGCTTCAGGTCAGCGGAAGAGAAAGgtaggagaggtttctgaagaGAATCGGAAAAGTATTGGTGCGGTAATGAAGAAATCTGCAAATGGAAGCTGTAAACGGCGTCCGAAACCAGCAG GGGAGTGTAAACTTTTGTTGCCCAAAAATGACCTAAAGGAGAAACCTTCAACAACTGCTCATTCACCTGGTGAAACAACTAAAGTTACTAACCCATCTAATAAGGAAACAGCGAAGGTTCAAAACGTCAAGGTTCAGAAGGGAGACAGATTGACTTCTTCAAAGATTAAATTGCAGCTCTTTCCAGTAAATTCAATGACTCGGTTGAAGTTGGAGAAG GATGGTCATAATCCATTCTTGGAACTCACTCTAAGTGTTCAGAAGAAAGTTTCATCTGTGATTAAGCACCTTAATACCAAGTGGGGCTGTTCTAGTGCAGCGCTTGGAGAGCTTATGCTTTTTCCCTATGATGTAAGATTGGAAAACATTGCTTCATCCAGAAGCTGGACTTCAGATTGTGGTAGCTTTACCGCTGGAGAGCTGCATGAGGCTCTAGAAACTCCTTCAATTTTTCGCTTAAA GTATGGATGGTTCACTAATCTTCATGTGGAGGCTTGTGGGGTTTCTCTTACATCTACAGCTACGGAGGAGCAGTCAGAATCCAAGCATAGTCAGAACGACTGCAGTTTGTTTTCAAGGATGACACATGATCAAAGGAAAACTATTACTGCTGCAAGTCAAGGGATCCAAAGCCCAATCAACATGCATGAAGAGGAGGATGTAGCCAGAACTAAGCAGATGCCAACTTTGTTATCTGTTGACCATGTG GTCGTCAATGATGTTCCTCTACCCCCAGCAGTATCATGGGATGACAGCTTCACTAGCTTGAGCATAGGAGGTTTGCTATCTGAAGCTTCTTTGCTAAATAAGATAAATAATCCCACTGAAGGATCAGACAACAAATCCAACTTGCAGCCTATTGAGTTAGTTTCTGATATAAGCATAGGAGCTTTGCTGTCTGAGGCATCTTTGCTGGACAAGATCAATAATCATGAACAGAGATCATGCAAGTCTTTAAGCTTCCAGCTAACTCAGCCAGTGTCTGATTCATGTAGAAGGGACTTGATGTCTGGGGTGTCCTATCAATGCAATGTTGAGAACCCTGATTTGAAGgcagaaaatgaaaaaggattTCAGCCTGTTTACTCAGCTTCAGAAATAGTTATTGGTGGCTTACAGTCTGAAGAATCCTTGCAAGGCAAGATTAATGCCTTTGATGCAGCATCCAGCAGGCCAGGACCGAAGCCAACTATGGAGAATGGAGCTTCACAATTTTTATTTCCATGGGATGATAGTATGATATCCTTGAGTATTGGAGGCTTGCTCTCTGAAGCATCCTTACAACGGTACTTTAGTTGTTGCAACCCAAAGTCAAAAGAGGCTGCATCAAGCGTTACCTTAAATTCATCTGAACCTTTTGCTGCCTCACAACTTAATTTACATCCTCCAGCGCCTAAGTCACTTGTACCTGACTCATTCTCTTCTATCTTGGATGCTGAAGAGACATGCCATgccttttcctttgaaaatctCTCTTCATCAAGAAAAAAATCTATGACTTCTGATGGAGGAGACAAATCTACGGGATCCTGCAATGCCTTCAAATCAAAGACATCCACACCGCCTCATACAAATGAG CTGGCTGGCACTTGTTAA